In Erpetoichthys calabaricus chromosome 2, fErpCal1.3, whole genome shotgun sequence, a genomic segment contains:
- the zgc:153039 gene encoding solute carrier family 12 member 9 isoform X4 has translation MTERTPLLHYRLSCSVNEAEVARQVAGGFEQERGSQRASARRRQSDQRGPRLTTFFGVVIPTLLSMFSVVVFLRIDNISADSTHVLPRSYWWELLYATGILLLCLLVCMVGANIYARATFIIFLIVIIVLATVFISFFAVKPTSVPVPFNGSSVFANFTGFKLSTLQGNLMPHYVVDYTTGAMMSFATVFAVMFNGCTGIMAGSNMSGDLKNPSYSIPRGTITAVVFTYIIYNLLCIMVACTCDRLLLQNDYSFMRDINVWHPIVTIGIYSSTISAAMSNLIGASRILYALARDDLFGKVLSPATKTSSSGNPWVAVLISWFLVQLVLFSGKLNTIAGIVTIFFLLVYAAVDLACLALEWASAPNFRPTFRFFTWHTCLLGIVGCVVMMFLINPIYASASIAFMLLLLLVIHYMSPTSSWGYISQALIFHQVRKYLLMLDVRKEHVKFWRPQVLLMVANPRSCMELISFINDIKKSGLYVLGHVELGDLGTLPSDPLQPLYDSWLMLVDKLNIKAFVNLTLAGSVRQGVQHLLCISGLGGMRPNTLVLGFYDDCIPQEEHLDTSSSMDTSVSGFSPEDGEELQMNFPPLRTTTEGKALSGFEYVSILSDAVKMLKNIILARYFSNFDRKLVLAQKSGLYIDIWPLNLMRPDSSNYVDTSSLFLLQLGCILNMVRTWRHAKLRLFLCVEVGHVNEGPKEKLKQLLAKLRIKASIEMVPWDSVVALHWHKQLPDANQEEEEEEEGDFVNSFPSNAMRISDEYLKAVNALILEHSSAPAVRFLYLPRPPADTSLYPTYLHHLDLMTRGLGPTLLIHGLSPVTSTDL, from the exons ATGACAGAAAGAACACCACTCCTGCACTACCGGCTATCCTGCAGCGTTAATGAAGCCGAAGTTGCGCGTCAGGTGGCCGGCGGCTTCGAACAAGAAAGAGGGAGTCAACGGGCATCAGCCAGGCGTAGGCAAAGCGACCAGCGTGGCCCAAGGCTCACCACCTTCTTCGGGGTAGTTATCCCCACTTTGCTATCCATGTTTAGTGTCGTGGTCTTCCTTAGAATTG ATAACATcagtgcagactccacacatgtTCTTCCCCGCAGCTACTGGTGGGAGTTACTCTATGCAACAGGAATTTTGCTGCTTTGCTTACTGGTCTGCATGGTGGGGGCCAACATCTATGCCCGGGCAACCTTCATCATCTTCCTCATTGTTATTATTGTGTTAGCCACAGTCTTCATCAGTTTCTTTGCTGTAAAGCCTACCTCTGTGCCAGTCCCCTTCAATGGATCATCAGTGTTTGCCAACTTCACTGGATTTAAACTGTCCACCCTGCAGGGCAATTTAATGC CCCACTATGTAGTGGACTACACCACTGGCGCCATGATGAGTTTTGCCACGGTGTTTGCAGTGATGTTTAATGGCTGTACTGGTATCATGGCCGGTTCCAACATGTCAG GAGACCTGAAGAACCCCAGTTATTCTATCCCTCGTGGCACCATCACTGCAGTGGTATTCACTTACATCATCTACAATCTGCTTTGCATCATGGTGGCTTGTACCTGCGACAG GCTCTTACTTCAGAATGATTACAGCTTCATGCGTGATATTAATGTGTGGCACCCAATTGTCACCATTGGGATCTACTCATCCACAATCTCGGCTGctatgagcaatctgattggtgcATCACGTATCCTGTATGCCCTGGCACGTGATGACCTATTTG gGAAAGTATTATCTCCTGCAACAAAGACATCAAGTAGTGGGAACCCCTGGGTGGCTGTGCTAATCTCCTGGTTCCTGGTTCAG TTGGTGCTTTTCTCTGGGAAGCTCAACACAATTGCTGGCATTGTCACCATCTTTTTCCTTCTGGTTTATGCAGCTGTTGACCTGGCTTGCCTTGCACTTGAGTGGGCATCTGCCCCAAACTTCAG GCCAACCTTCCGATTTTTTACCTGGCATACTTGTCTGTTAGGTATCGTGGGCTGCGTTGTCATGATGTTCCTCATCAATCCTATTTATGCCTCAGCCAGTATTGCATTCATGTTGCTTCTACTTCTCGTTATCCACTACATGTCTCCCACCAGCAGCTGGGGCTACATCAGCCAGGCTCTTATCTTCCACCAGGTAAG GAAATATCTTCTGATGCTCGATGTACGTAAAGAGCATGTTAAGTTCTGGCGCCCACAGGTCCTGCTTATGGTGGCCAATCCCCGAAGCTGCATGGAGCTCATAAGTTTCATTAATGATATCAAGAAAAGTGGCCTGTATGTTCTGGGTCATGTGGAGCTGGGAGATCTAG GCACACTGCCATCTGACCCGCTGCAGCCACTGTATGACTCTTGGCTTATGCTTGTCGATAAATTGAACATCAAGGCCTTTGTCAACCTAACACTAGCGGGGTCAGTACGGCAAGGTGTTCAGCACCTGCTCTGCATCTCTGGGCTTG gtgGAATGAGGCCCAACACTCTAGTTCTGGGATTTTATGATGACTGCATACCACAGGAGGAACACTTGGACACCTCTTCTTCAATGGATACCAGTGTAAGTGGATTCTCTCCTGAGGATGGCGAGGAGTTACAGATGAACTTTCCCCCGCTGCGGACAACAACTGAAGGGAAGGCCTTGTCAGGCTTTGAATATGTGTCCATACTGTCTGATGCTGTCAAGATGTTAAAGAACATCATTCTGGCGCgatatttctcaaactttgacCGCAAGCTTGTCTTGGCACAGAAATCTGGCCTCTACATTGACATCTGGCCCCTGAACCTAATGAGGCCAGATAGCAGCAACTATGTGGATACATCTAGTCTCTTCCTGTTGCAGTTGGGCTGCATTCTTAACATGGTACGAACTTGGCGCCATGCCAAGCTGCGgctgtttttgtgtgttgaagtAGGTCATGTAAACGAGGGCCCCAAAGAAAAACTCAAGCAGCTGCTAGCAAAGCTACGCATCAAAGCTTCCATTGAGATGGTACCCTGGGACTCAGTGGTGGCCCTGCATTGGCATAAGCAGCTTCCAGAtgccaaccaggaggaggaggaggaagaggaaggtgACTTTGTAAACAGCTTCCCTAGTAATGCTATGCGTATTTCAGATGAATACCTTAAGGCAGTCAATGCCTTGATCTTAGAGCACTCCTCAGCCCCAGCTGTGCGTTTTCTGTATCTACCAAGGCCACCAGCTGACACAAGCCTCTACCCCACATATTTGCACCACCTGGACCTCATGACCAGAGGTCTGGGTCCTACACTGCTTATTCACGGGCTCAGCCCTGTTACCAGCACTGATCTTTAA